In Streptococcus sp. SN-1, a single genomic region encodes these proteins:
- a CDS encoding thrombospondin type 3 repeat-containing protein, with the protein MEAIYQRDSDQDGLTDAQELALGTNPLSADSDGDGRSDLVEIEEGTNPLEKDLQDIDQTSITESSSVFMEMKQKISDMMESHYKEFIQALISIETGIENQQDLEDLYTYYMRTDAVSLLSSNLETSPQEVEMEIEL; encoded by the coding sequence ATGGAAGCCATTTATCAACGTGATTCGGATCAAGATGGATTAACTGATGCTCAAGAATTGGCGCTAGGAACCAATCCTCTTAGCGCAGATTCTGATGGTGATGGACGTTCAGATTTAGTGGAAATAGAAGAAGGAACCAATCCCTTAGAAAAGGATTTACAAGACATAGACCAAACAAGTATAACTGAATCGTCATCAGTATTTATGGAAATGAAACAAAAGATTTCAGATATGATGGAGAGTCACTACAAGGAATTTATACAGGCTCTGATTAGTATTGAAACAGGGATTGAAAACCAACAAGACCTAGAAGACTTATATACTTACTACATGAGAACAGATGCTGTTTCTCTTTTGTCTAGTAATTTAGAAACCAGTCCTCAAGAGGTGGAAATGGAGATAGAGTTGTAG
- a CDS encoding DUF5962 family protein — translation MMEDTYYQLEEALVQGFQTPEEYQAYKELKEHYEEVTGDYSFSKRELTSQLEITLQNHRGVDFEDHEKEEYLDLVQKLEEFDSSLATHYRQLID, via the coding sequence ATGATGGAAGATACCTATTATCAATTAGAAGAAGCCTTAGTACAGGGATTTCAAACGCCTGAAGAATACCAAGCCTACAAGGAACTAAAGGAACATTATGAGGAAGTGACAGGCGATTACAGCTTTTCCAAACGAGAACTCACTAGTCAATTGGAAATCACGCTTCAGAATCATCGAGGTGTGGACTTTGAAGATCATGAGAAAGAGGAGTATTTGGACTTAGTTCAAAAATTAGAAGAGTTTGATTCCTCTCTTGCCACCCATTATCGTCAATTGATTGACTAG
- a CDS encoding DUF5966 family protein — protein MNDLLLIPVIFLAVGGILILLWRIFLIASGLFLIGFVSFLIFVEGYGIYLFFTESNLYVEDLAQNGLISFTGFYVVFNLAVLVCGVLKIISWARRLKSS, from the coding sequence ATGAATGATTTACTCCTTATCCCAGTAATTTTTTTAGCAGTAGGAGGAATTCTCATTCTTTTATGGAGGATCTTCCTTATTGCAAGTGGACTTTTCCTGATTGGTTTTGTCAGTTTTCTTATTTTCGTAGAGGGCTATGGAATTTATTTGTTCTTTACTGAATCCAACCTTTATGTAGAGGATTTAGCCCAGAATGGTCTGATAAGCTTTACAGGATTTTATGTGGTATTTAATCTAGCCGTGCTTGTATGTGGTGTTTTGAAAATCATTAGTTGGGCAAGAAGATTAAAAAGTAGCTGA
- a CDS encoding FtsX-like permease family protein, translating into MYPKLILRNVFRNLQTYTIYFFSLTLIYSLLYAFNALPSHPVMQSLSGAKEMLTKVMSQYMGLLSYLILSAIAFLIVYSTNFVLGRRKKELGLYATLGMKKRHIIRTLFFETMLVNIFSLILGFLLGLILLVILSKVASEFFMANYFGSLLFFDSKSVILLVYSYLVTSFIVGVMDILTFRKQNIIALIQENGVKKSVFAKGKPVLQALLFILSTAVIGFGALYFSDYHHLSFLKSWGILLVSIFVIFVILFYNSLSHFILVSLRKLPQTYYNKLNTFKIRQFSKQADSNSVTLAVLSLTLTLALSLLVFSGSAYTTMNRELNKYSPYDVTVNLYRGQEFQFSQESVKDRLKADGFDFNFIKEEYSYPSYSSDVIYKDLIDTSNLWEHDKKLPESKVPILGISAYNHLRKLQGEKAVDLADNQFLVNANYKGTAKQIQDFLSTTKTLMINGHSLNLASSKPLETVYFLSSVGLNDAGTLIVPDKVVVGLTEDHTTYVANFKENIDKREVETFLSQWIEKYYFTRDGAELNSFTYQTKGSIFEVYLGFMGVIVFVMIFVSVIFIIISLSILSLQTSTSALDSVNDYQILYLLGNKRKQNRFILLQQILSYFLVPLVIAGPLAFALSTALLGYFENFANTSISIDITYLGVAVLLFVLYLLVTYRVSWQIIEN; encoded by the coding sequence ATGTATCCAAAATTAATTTTACGAAATGTATTTCGAAATTTACAGACTTACACCATCTACTTTTTCAGTCTAACCTTGATTTATAGCTTGCTCTATGCTTTTAATGCTTTACCAAGCCATCCAGTGATGCAAAGTTTATCAGGGGCAAAGGAAATGCTGACGAAGGTGATGAGCCAGTACATGGGCTTGCTTTCCTATCTGATTCTATCGGCGATTGCCTTTCTCATCGTTTACTCCACAAATTTTGTGCTGGGACGGCGCAAGAAAGAGCTGGGACTTTATGCAACGCTGGGAATGAAGAAGAGGCATATTATTCGTACCCTGTTCTTTGAAACCATGCTGGTCAATATCTTTTCCTTGATTCTAGGTTTCTTGCTTGGATTGATTTTACTGGTCATTCTATCTAAGGTTGCATCTGAGTTTTTTATGGCCAATTACTTTGGTAGTCTGCTTTTTTTTGATAGCAAGTCTGTCATCTTACTAGTTTATTCCTATTTGGTAACCAGTTTTATTGTTGGTGTCATGGACATTCTTACCTTTAGAAAGCAAAATATCATTGCACTCATTCAAGAAAATGGGGTCAAAAAATCTGTCTTTGCAAAAGGCAAGCCAGTTCTTCAAGCACTTCTCTTTATTCTTTCGACAGCTGTTATCGGTTTTGGTGCTCTCTATTTTTCAGACTATCATCATCTATCATTCTTGAAAAGCTGGGGTATCTTGCTGGTATCTATCTTCGTGATTTTTGTGATTTTATTTTACAATAGCTTAAGCCATTTTATCTTGGTCTCCCTTAGAAAACTGCCTCAAACCTACTATAACAAACTAAACACTTTTAAAATCCGTCAATTTTCAAAACAAGCTGATAGTAATTCGGTCACGTTGGCTGTCTTATCCTTGACCTTGACACTGGCTCTCAGCTTACTAGTTTTTAGTGGTAGTGCCTATACGACTATGAACCGAGAGCTGAACAAATACTCACCTTATGATGTAACTGTCAATCTCTATCGTGGTCAGGAGTTTCAATTTTCTCAGGAATCTGTCAAAGACAGATTGAAAGCCGATGGCTTTGACTTTAATTTCATCAAAGAAGAGTACAGCTATCCTAGCTATTCTAGTGATGTAATCTATAAAGATTTGATTGATACCAGCAATCTCTGGGAGCATGATAAGAAACTTCCTGAATCAAAAGTACCGATTTTAGGAATTTCTGCCTACAATCATCTCCGCAAACTGCAAGGGGAAAAAGCGGTTGACTTGGCAGATAACCAATTTCTGGTCAATGCCAACTATAAAGGAACTGCCAAGCAGATCCAGGACTTTCTATCAACGACCAAAACCCTCATGATTAACGGTCATTCTCTCAACCTTGCCTCTTCGAAGCCACTTGAAACAGTTTACTTTTTATCTTCAGTAGGTCTAAATGACGCAGGAACCTTGATTGTACCAGATAAGGTAGTAGTTGGATTGACGGAAGACCACACGACCTATGTTGCCAATTTCAAAGAAAACATTGACAAACGGGAAGTAGAAACATTCTTAAGTCAGTGGATTGAAAAATACTACTTCACTCGTGATGGAGCAGAGTTGAATTCGTTCACCTATCAAACGAAAGGAAGTATTTTTGAGGTTTACCTTGGATTTATGGGCGTCATTGTCTTTGTCATGATTTTTGTCAGTGTTATTTTTATCATTATTTCCCTCAGTATCTTGTCCCTTCAAACTTCTACAAGTGCTTTGGATAGTGTCAATGATTATCAAATCTTATATCTTCTTGGGAATAAGAGGAAGCAAAATCGCTTTATTCTTTTGCAACAGATTCTAAGTTATTTCTTGGTTCCGCTGGTCATCGCAGGTCCGCTAGCATTTGCCTTGAGTACCGCTCTTTTGGGCTATTTTGAGAATTTCGCTAATACCAGCATTTCTATTGATATCACCTATCTGGGAGTAGCGGTTTTACTCTTTGTCCTTTACCTGCTAGTGACTTACAGAGTAAGTTGGCAAATTATTGAAAATTAA
- a CDS encoding ABC transporter ATP-binding protein: MKQLIVTGLTKTFGQGDNIVHALLDVNLSVEKGEFLAIMGASGSGKTTLLNCISTIDKPTSGEIRFEDFDIIHAKENELADYRAKNISYIFQAYNLVETLTVYENIILPLQIQGKNIKKHQDKIEEILYKLAIQNLKDKFPNQLSGGQRQRVATARALIDDSKLIIADEPTGALDSANSEKLMALLQEINKSFGITILLVTHDPAAAKYSSRMVLLSDGKIMDDLERNSLSNEQYLQEIYSRTR, from the coding sequence ATGAAACAGCTTATTGTGACAGGATTAACGAAAACATTTGGTCAAGGGGATAATATCGTTCATGCTTTATTAGATGTGAACTTGTCCGTTGAAAAAGGTGAATTTCTGGCAATTATGGGTGCCAGTGGTAGTGGAAAAACAACACTCCTCAACTGTATTTCAACGATTGATAAACCAACATCAGGTGAGATTCGATTTGAAGATTTTGACATCATCCATGCCAAGGAAAATGAACTAGCTGACTATCGTGCTAAAAACATTTCCTATATTTTCCAAGCCTACAACTTGGTGGAAACCTTGACGGTCTATGAAAATATCATTCTACCTCTTCAAATTCAGGGGAAAAATATCAAAAAACATCAGGATAAGATTGAGGAAATTTTGTATAAGTTGGCCATTCAAAACTTAAAAGATAAGTTTCCTAATCAGTTATCAGGTGGCCAGAGACAACGTGTGGCAACTGCTAGAGCCTTGATTGATGATTCTAAACTGATTATCGCAGATGAGCCGACAGGAGCCTTGGACTCTGCCAATTCTGAAAAACTGATGGCACTTTTGCAGGAAATCAATAAAAGTTTTGGTATTACCATTTTACTGGTTACGCATGACCCTGCTGCAGCCAAGTACTCTTCACGGATGGTGCTACTTAGCGATGGAAAGATTATGGATGATTTGGAACGTAACAGCTTATCTAATGAACAGTATTTGCAAGAGATTTACAGCCGTACCAGATAG
- a CDS encoding SNF2-related protein, with translation MEVMQLLAMFRGTIPKDREKMTLFLRYQAQHFDEKWQDLVESFLAEEGKIEEIPHVYSFHQDIISFLEASSENHDQDLESYTRNIGQAGLSKLSQLSNFEKNLVLEVATYNLSTRFYIQSEKEKITPLSELVCHQKQDVNLVNVYRVANNLSDRISRDIEEFLLMVDSKELKKEVLEIHFEEKEEDVLAYLGSELMATLDTVTDLVHHEENYTKLPLTQKLKIITHFDDVKARSEKSKQVEEAVLPLENIDQVEENVEVHSLSKVDKIVEEALREYPIGSQVSYKGQVFKLVSIENAQLNDLVRLELFNDSNQLLEENPILYLNSLEEIEQVLSLVELEKEESEIEIESPSESQEIDLFSYLEEENENDKDKETETLISDIEETDVPVQDFVFPDDLEDFYPKTNREKIETNIAAIELVKRLEKEGRQANPEEQELLAKYVGWGGLANEFFDELNPKYETERLTLKSLVSKSEYSTMKQSFLTAYYTDPMIIRQIWQKLLDGGFEGGRILDPSMGTGNFFAAMPRSIRAKSELYGVELDSVTGAIAKQLHPNTHIEVRGFEEVPYQHNSFDLVLTNVPFGNFRIADKNYDKPYMIHDYFVKHSLDLVRDRGQVSIISSIGTMDKRTDNVLQEIKSNTHFLGGVRLPDTAFKKIAGTRVTTDLLFFQKDQAKNLNEEELVFSGSIPFEEDKRVWINPYFDGKYNTQVLGEYEVRNFNGGTLNVKGVSETLATDIMKALENVEAPKQIDNSLKAPVFIQEEVDNSIPSRIREDLALYSFGYEGNQIYYRDTHGIRKSSKVDEISYYVDEKGEFKAWDSSLSEHKIDRFVQLHLTDEEALDVYKSEEASKRGKYKGLFKKTVFYESPLSDKDISRIKGMVDLRETYQALIEIQRHQDYSRTDFQVLLSKLNHDYDRFVSQFGYLNASVNRNLFDSDDKYSLLASLEDEYIDSKDQKVKYKKSLAFEKALVRPERVIARVSTALDALNSSLSDGRGVDLDYMVSIYPEHSQAAILDELGDHVLMDPESYLRGERKYLSKNQFLSGDILNKIEVVQLLVEENNQEYDWNHALDLLESVRPPRIHLADIEFKIGSRWIPQSVYGKFAFECFTNREFELSSPDVEQVIEVNPVDGQVHLRTSFAYRYPSAKDSSLGVSGSRYDTGRKIFENLLNSNQPTITMTVTEGEKKKTITDLEKTSVLRAKEQHLQELFQEFVSRYPEVQQVIEESYNRLYNRTVSREYDGSHLVIDGLAQNISLRPHQENAIQRIVEEKRALLAHEVGSGKTLTMLGAGFKLKELGMVHKPLYVVPSSLSAQFGQEIMKFFPTKKVFVTTKKDFVKARRKQFVSRIITGDYDAIVIGDSQFEKIPVSKERQMNYIEDKLNELREIKTHSENKYTVKEAEQSISGLEKQLEELQRFNRDSFIDFENLGIDFLFVDEAHHFKNIRPITGLGNVAGITNITSKKNVDMEMKVRQIQEEHDFKNIVFATGTPVSNSISELYTMMNYIQPDILKRYQVDYFDSWVGAFGEIQNSMELAPTGDKYQPKKRFKKFVNLPELMKIYKETADIQTQDMLDLPVPEAHIIPIESELTENQKLYLEELVMRSDAVKCGTVDPSQDNMLKITGEARKLAIDMRLLDSSYSLADNHKLLQVVDNVERIYREGMENKATQMIFSDIGTPKKKDNGFDVYSEIKALLVDRGIPSKEIAFVHDANSDEKKNSLSRKVNAGEVRILLASTEKGGTGLNVQSKMKAVHHLDVPWRPSDIQQRNGRIIRQGNENKEVDIYHYITKGSFDNYLWATQENKLRYIKQIMTSKEPIRAAEDIDEQTMTASDFKALATGNPYLKYKMELENDLTLLENQRRAFQRSKDHYRHTISYCEENIPIIEKRLSKYEGDIQQSEISKDQVFSMTVGKQAFDQRAEAGESLHRLIRHNQSDSKEFRTLASYRGFDIKMLSLPTNQPLPETFSVKIVGENQYSVSLDLYSPLGTIQRLQHTIDHIKEDQVKTQNLLDELKDKWTTARVEIEKNFPKEEDYQTKKAEYDVLAPLIETETDLDIIDQALRQFHEKGKEKQEQLSFELD, from the coding sequence ATGGAAGTAATGCAATTATTGGCTATGTTTCGTGGAACAATTCCAAAAGATAGGGAGAAAATGACCCTATTTCTTCGTTATCAAGCGCAACATTTTGATGAGAAATGGCAAGACTTGGTAGAAAGTTTTTTGGCTGAAGAGGGCAAGATAGAAGAGATACCTCATGTGTATTCGTTTCATCAAGATATTATTTCTTTCCTAGAGGCTAGTTCTGAAAATCATGACCAAGATTTAGAAAGTTACACAAGAAATATTGGACAAGCAGGCCTAAGTAAATTATCTCAATTAAGTAATTTTGAGAAAAACTTGGTGCTAGAAGTCGCAACCTATAACCTTTCCACTCGATTTTATATCCAATCTGAAAAAGAGAAGATAACACCATTAAGTGAGCTTGTATGTCATCAGAAACAGGATGTCAATTTAGTCAATGTCTATCGGGTTGCGAATAATCTATCTGACCGCATTAGTAGAGATATAGAGGAGTTTCTTCTAATGGTTGATTCCAAAGAACTAAAAAAAGAGGTTCTTGAGATTCATTTTGAAGAAAAAGAGGAAGATGTTCTAGCCTATTTGGGTTCAGAATTGATGGCTACTTTAGATACCGTTACGGATCTTGTCCATCATGAAGAAAACTACACAAAACTCCCACTGACACAAAAGCTGAAGATTATTACTCATTTTGATGATGTAAAGGCTAGAAGTGAAAAGTCTAAGCAAGTAGAGGAAGCAGTCTTACCTTTAGAAAATATTGACCAGGTAGAAGAAAATGTGGAAGTTCATTCCCTATCTAAAGTAGATAAAATTGTAGAAGAAGCTTTGAGGGAATATCCAATCGGTTCACAAGTAAGTTATAAAGGTCAAGTATTTAAGTTGGTTTCGATTGAAAATGCACAGTTAAATGACTTAGTTCGCCTAGAGCTATTCAATGATTCCAACCAGTTACTTGAAGAGAATCCTATCTTATACTTGAACAGTTTGGAAGAGATTGAACAAGTATTGTCTCTTGTAGAACTTGAAAAAGAAGAGTCAGAGATTGAGATTGAATCACCAAGTGAAAGTCAGGAAATAGATTTGTTTTCCTATCTGGAAGAAGAAAATGAAAATGATAAGGATAAGGAAACAGAAACGCTTATTTCAGATATAGAAGAGACGGATGTCCCCGTTCAAGATTTTGTTTTTCCAGATGATTTAGAGGACTTTTATCCTAAGACAAATCGAGAAAAAATTGAAACGAATATCGCCGCAATTGAACTTGTTAAAAGATTAGAAAAAGAGGGACGACAAGCGAATCCAGAAGAACAAGAACTACTAGCCAAGTATGTCGGCTGGGGTGGTCTTGCCAATGAATTTTTCGATGAACTCAATCCAAAGTATGAAACAGAACGCTTAACTCTCAAGAGCTTAGTAAGTAAATCAGAATACTCCACTATGAAACAAAGTTTTCTCACAGCCTATTATACAGACCCAATGATTATTCGCCAGATTTGGCAAAAATTACTGGATGGTGGTTTTGAGGGAGGAAGGATATTAGATCCTTCTATGGGAACTGGGAACTTCTTTGCGGCGATGCCTAGAAGTATACGAGCTAAATCAGAACTTTATGGGGTTGAATTAGACAGTGTGACAGGCGCAATCGCAAAACAACTCCACCCCAATACCCATATTGAAGTGCGAGGATTTGAAGAAGTTCCCTATCAACATAATAGTTTTGATTTAGTCTTAACGAATGTTCCATTTGGAAATTTTCGGATTGCCGATAAAAACTATGATAAACCTTATATGATTCACGACTACTTTGTCAAACACTCACTTGATTTAGTAAGAGATAGAGGACAAGTTTCGATTATCTCATCTATTGGGACAATGGATAAGCGGACAGATAATGTCTTACAAGAGATTAAATCAAACACTCATTTTTTAGGGGGAGTCCGTTTGCCGGATACGGCTTTTAAAAAGATTGCAGGTACTCGAGTGACCACAGACCTCCTCTTCTTTCAAAAGGATCAAGCAAAGAATCTTAATGAAGAGGAACTTGTTTTTAGTGGTTCTATTCCCTTTGAGGAAGATAAGCGTGTCTGGATCAATCCTTATTTTGATGGGAAATACAACACACAAGTTTTGGGTGAATATGAGGTACGTAATTTTAATGGAGGAACCCTCAATGTTAAGGGGGTATCAGAAACATTAGCTACTGACATAATGAAAGCATTAGAGAATGTGGAAGCACCTAAACAAATTGACAATTCTTTGAAAGCACCTGTTTTTATCCAAGAAGAAGTGGATAATTCTATCCCCAGTCGTATACGTGAGGACTTAGCGCTCTATTCTTTTGGATATGAGGGAAATCAAATTTATTACCGAGATACGCATGGCATTCGGAAAAGTTCAAAAGTAGACGAAATTAGTTATTATGTAGATGAGAAGGGAGAGTTTAAAGCCTGGGACAGTTCTTTGTCTGAACATAAAATAGACCGATTCGTGCAACTTCATTTGACAGATGAGGAAGCACTAGATGTTTACAAGTCAGAAGAAGCGAGTAAAAGAGGGAAATATAAGGGACTGTTCAAAAAAACTGTCTTTTATGAAAGTCCCTTATCGGATAAGGATATTAGTCGCATTAAGGGCATGGTTGATTTGAGAGAGACCTATCAAGCCTTAATTGAAATTCAACGTCATCAAGACTATAGTCGGACAGATTTTCAGGTGTTACTTAGTAAACTCAATCATGACTATGACCGCTTTGTAAGTCAATTTGGATACTTGAATGCCTCAGTCAATCGGAACTTATTTGATAGTGACGATAAGTATTCTTTACTAGCAAGTTTAGAAGATGAATACATTGATTCTAAAGATCAGAAAGTAAAATATAAAAAATCTTTAGCCTTTGAGAAAGCATTGGTTAGGCCAGAGAGAGTGATTGCAAGAGTTTCAACAGCTCTAGATGCCTTAAACTCTAGTTTATCGGATGGTAGAGGGGTTGATTTAGACTATATGGTATCAATTTATCCTGAACACAGCCAAGCTGCTATTTTAGATGAGTTAGGTGACCATGTTTTAATGGATCCAGAAAGCTATTTAAGAGGGGAAAGAAAATACCTTTCTAAGAACCAGTTTTTATCAGGAGATATTCTCAACAAGATAGAAGTAGTTCAACTATTAGTAGAGGAAAACAACCAAGAATATGATTGGAACCATGCTTTAGATTTGTTAGAATCTGTTCGCCCTCCAAGGATTCATCTGGCAGATATTGAGTTTAAAATAGGGTCACGTTGGATTCCTCAATCCGTTTATGGTAAATTTGCCTTTGAATGTTTTACCAATCGTGAATTTGAATTGTCTTCGCCTGATGTTGAACAAGTCATTGAAGTGAATCCTGTCGATGGCCAGGTTCATTTAAGGACATCATTTGCTTATCGCTATCCAAGTGCCAAAGATAGTAGTCTTGGAGTTAGTGGGTCACGTTATGATACAGGAAGAAAGATTTTTGAGAATTTACTAAATTCAAACCAACCGACGATTACCATGACTGTTACGGAAGGAGAAAAGAAAAAGACCATCACAGATTTGGAAAAAACCTCTGTTCTAAGAGCAAAAGAGCAGCATTTACAAGAGCTCTTTCAAGAATTTGTCTCACGGTATCCAGAAGTCCAACAAGTCATTGAGGAAAGCTATAATCGTCTTTATAATCGGACGGTTAGTCGAGAGTATGACGGTAGCCATTTAGTTATTGATGGCTTGGCTCAAAACATTAGTCTTCGTCCTCACCAAGAGAATGCCATTCAAAGAATCGTAGAAGAAAAAAGAGCCTTATTAGCTCATGAGGTAGGTTCAGGAAAGACCTTGACAATGCTTGGTGCTGGGTTTAAATTAAAGGAGTTGGGGATGGTTCATAAGCCCTTGTATGTGGTGCCCTCTAGTTTGTCTGCTCAGTTTGGCCAAGAAATCATGAAATTTTTCCCGACTAAAAAAGTCTTTGTGACCACTAAGAAAGATTTTGTGAAGGCGAGAAGAAAACAGTTTGTGTCCCGTATTATTACAGGAGATTACGATGCCATTGTCATTGGGGATTCTCAATTTGAAAAAATCCCTGTCAGTAAGGAAAGACAGATGAACTATATAGAGGATAAACTCAATGAACTACGAGAGATTAAAACACATTCTGAAAATAAGTATACCGTTAAAGAAGCAGAACAATCAATAAGTGGTCTAGAGAAACAATTGGAAGAACTCCAACGTTTCAATCGTGATAGTTTTATTGATTTTGAGAACTTAGGAATTGATTTTCTCTTTGTGGATGAAGCACATCACTTTAAAAATATTCGTCCAATTACTGGACTTGGGAATGTAGCAGGTATTACCAATATAACCTCTAAGAAGAACGTGGATATGGAGATGAAGGTTCGACAGATTCAGGAAGAACATGATTTTAAAAATATTGTCTTTGCGACAGGGACACCTGTTTCCAATTCTATTAGTGAGTTGTATACTATGATGAACTATATTCAACCAGATATCTTAAAACGCTATCAAGTTGATTATTTTGACTCTTGGGTAGGTGCTTTTGGAGAAATTCAAAACTCTATGGAATTAGCTCCTACAGGGGATAAGTACCAACCTAAGAAACGATTTAAAAAGTTTGTCAATCTACCTGAGTTGATGAAAATCTATAAAGAAACAGCCGACATTCAAACACAAGATATGTTGGATTTACCTGTTCCAGAAGCCCATATTATCCCTATTGAGAGTGAGTTAACTGAAAACCAGAAACTCTATTTAGAAGAATTGGTTATGCGTTCAGATGCGGTCAAATGTGGGACAGTTGATCCGAGTCAGGATAACATGTTAAAAATTACAGGTGAGGCACGAAAACTAGCAATTGATATGCGTTTATTGGACTCTAGCTATAGTTTAGCAGACAATCATAAATTGCTTCAGGTAGTGGATAATGTTGAAAGAATTTATCGTGAAGGAATGGAAAATAAGGCTACTCAGATGATCTTTTCAGATATTGGAACACCTAAGAAAAAGGATAATGGCTTTGATGTTTATTCTGAGATTAAGGCTTTATTAGTTGATAGAGGAATCCCTAGTAAGGAGATTGCCTTTGTACATGATGCCAATAGTGATGAAAAGAAGAATAGCTTATCTCGAAAGGTCAATGCAGGAGAGGTGCGGATTCTCCTTGCCTCAACCGAAAAAGGAGGAACAGGTTTAAATGTTCAGAGCAAGATGAAAGCAGTTCATCATCTGGATGTCCCTTGGAGACCAAGTGACATCCAGCAACGCAATGGACGGATTATCCGACAGGGAAATGAAAACAAGGAAGTGGATATTTATCACTACATTACAAAAGGTTCATTTGATAATTATCTATGGGCAACTCAGGAGAACAAACTCCGTTATATTAAGCAGATTATGACTTCTAAGGAGCCAATTCGTGCTGCAGAAGACATTGATGAGCAGACCATGACAGCTTCTGATTTTAAGGCACTAGCAACAGGTAATCCTTATCTCAAATATAAGATGGAACTAGAGAATGATCTAACTCTATTAGAAAATCAAAGACGCGCCTTTCAACGCAGCAAGGATCACTATCGTCATACAATCTCTTACTGTGAAGAAAATATACCTATTATTGAGAAACGATTAAGTAAGTATGAAGGCGACATTCAACAGTCTGAAATATCGAAAGACCAGGTATTTTCTATGACGGTAGGTAAGCAAGCTTTTGATCAACGAGCTGAAGCAGGGGAATCCCTACACCGTCTTATCCGTCATAATCAATCTGACAGCAAAGAATTTCGAACCCTAGCCAGTTATAGAGGATTTGACATTAAAATGCTTAGTCTTCCAACAAATCAACCTCTTCCTGAAACCTTCTCTGTTAAAATTGTAGGAGAAAATCAGTATTCTGTCAGTTTAGATTTGTATTCTCCTTTAGGGACAATTCAAAGGCTTCAGCATACGATTGATCACATTAAAGAGGACCAAGTGAAAACTCAGAACTTATTGGATGAATTAAAGGATAAATGGACTACTGCTAGAGTAGAAATTGAGAAAAATTTTCCAAAGGAAGAAGATTATCAAACTAAAAAGGCCGAATACGATGTACTCGCACCATTGATTGAAACAGAAACGGATTTAGATATTATTGATCAGGCCTTAAGACAATTCCACGAAAAAGGAAAAGAAAAGCAAGAACAACTTTCTTTTGAATTAGATTAA